TATGTAGGCGTAGCTATATTATTTGTAGAAATTGAGTCAGATTTGAATTAACAATGATGcttaatttgtaaatattttgtcGTACCAAACGGTATTTTAGAGTTTTTGAACTGGACATATTGATACTCgagtattaatttaattaataaatatttgacGCAATAATGTGATAAATAGTGTACAAAAATAGCATAAAGTGCACAATCTTATAATCCATGCCTTTCGAAaaattaaaagaagaaaagCTTATGGATAGCATCGTATTGATAGAGAATAGAgttaatttgaaaataatagttGTCTTGTGACGGGTCAATATTGtcctatttataataataagtaatattttgacataaaagATAATAGTTTTTCATGGATCACTCAAAttagagatctgtctcacaaaaatgTTATGTGATATCGCTGAAATCGGTGATGCTAGCTGGGAGGTCAGATCCCTGCTTGGAGAGCTCGGACCAACCGTTTGAACTCTGTCTGGGAGGTCGGATCTTCACCTTGGGAGCTCGGATCAGACACCTCGAAATCCAGAAACACAAACAAGAGTGTTAGAAGGGGGCCGGAAGGTTGttccggcgtagcccctccgacgctcaagtcagaaaaCTGAGAGAGAAAGCGGTGTGTGCAAAGAGAATGTGAAAAAGTATGAATTGCTAAAACAATGAAcggaacctggtatttataggagaacaaTAGAGTCCTAGTTTTGGTAGGTTTCGATCTTCAGAATCTTCGGAAGATTTGATTAGATCTTTACCCAGATTTGATTTAGATATTGCAAGATTTAGTTTAGATTTCCGATGGGCTTTATTTTTCTGGGCTTTTGATATCCACGGGCTACATACTCCACATCTGAGGAAGGGCTCTCGCAGGCATGAGCCCATGTGATGTCAAGACCTTATGGGAGCTCAGCTCGGGAGCTCGGCCGAGGGTCTCCGATCGTCCCGATAATACTTTCTTGGAGGTCGGCTCGGGAGGTCGGCCAGGGAGGTCGGCCGACCTCCAATCGCTGTAACTTCTGACATGGGAGGTCGGCCAGAGATGACCTCCCGGATGACCTCAAGTGTCCTGCCTGCTGGGCTCTACTTGAGATGGGCTATCGAGAGCAGGCCGAGCCCATCCTCCCATCGGGGGTATCACGATTCCCCCCCTCAAGTCGAGCTGACGTTGAAGACCTAAAGCTCGTAGTTTCCTGAGCTCTCGATGGCCCATGATTACTCTGAGCTCTCTGCCTTTGAACTGCCATGAGCTGACGTTGAAAACCAAAAAGCTTGTGGGTGCCTGAGCTCCCGTTAGCTCTTGGCTGTACCGAGCTTCGAAGCTTTATTGCTGCGCTGATCTAGGATTACCAAGTTATAGGGAGTTCTTCCCTCCGAACGTGAGTCTCTACAGATGAGCGTAGTTTTCGATCGTCTTGAGCTAGAAGGTGAAGTTCTTAGTCGGGCCGTGGCTAAACAGGGCACTCCACTCTATGGTAAAGTTCTAGCTGTGCTGAGCTTAGCTTGTTACCGTCTTGCCCTGGGAGGTGAAAATTTCAGCTGAGACAATTAATTAAGCACAGTACTCTACTCTGTTAAGTTGTTTCGAGAGGCTCCATCTGAGCTGATCTGATCCTCCCCGCTTTTAATCTAGCCGATTAGGTTCTCACCCCTGCTGATCTGACCCTAAGCTGAGGTTCCTAGCCCAAGGCCTTGCGTATTCCTGAGCTGGCAATGAAACGTCGCTGCCACTTGTCCGTTCATGGGCAATCCTCGCGCATCCCGAGATGATCCTAGCCATCCACGTCGCCTTAAATCAACGGTTCGATTTCCCCAGGGTCCCTCTATAAATAACATCCCAAACCCCACTCAGTCACTCTTACGCTTTGATTTCTTCACCTCGGCTCCGACCCTCCACAAGACTTCTCATTTTCCAATTCCCTGTTTCGTTCTCCCGATCGCCCGTAGGTACTGCTATTATGGTTTCCCCCAACCCTTCTTCTTTGTCGACCTCCGAGGGGATATTCCGCGAGGTGGATCAGTATGATCCCCTCACGGAAGTTGTCTCGAGGTCCAGTGAGTATCCTGAGATGGTGGGGGTCAGCCCCCGCCTTGCTGTTGGTGATGATGGCGCAGCCCTGAACCAGCTCAGCCTCAGTTATCCAGAGGAGCCAATCAGGACGTTTGTCCCCTGGTTCGAGCTCCACCCCTCTTGGCTGGATGCCTCGGATGAACTTCGCATCCGAGCTATTTCCTGTGCCCTTGCAGATTATAACTTTAAATTCCCCCATTCCGAGGATAGGGCTAATAACCCTCCACCTGGCTACTACACTTTCTACCAAGACCAGCTAGAGGCTGGTCTTCGATTTCCCCTTCCTTCTTTCTTCCAACACCTCAGTCAATTTTACCAAATTCACCTCGGCCAGTTTACCCCCAATGCCTTTCGTACCTTGTGTAATTATGTAGTTCTCTTCAAAGCCTTAGGTTTTGAGGTCGACCCCATTTCCTTCTCCCATTTCTATCTCCCTAAGAGGTCAGAAGAGGGGCCCTTGCGTGAAAGCATTTACCAAGGTTTCTGTTGCTGCAGCTGGGACCTCCAAGGCCGCACTGTTGAATCGTCTAATGAAGTCCCTCAGTGAATCTGTATCTCCTTGTTTCAAATTGAACAGACCCAATGAGGTTTTCAAGTATTTCTTACTTGTAGCATACTGGTTTATGAATAGGGTGCTGAATTCTCGAAAGCTGGTAATGGAATGTGGCGGGAGCAAATCGAACCACCTCTGGGCGGGTCCCACTAGAGTGGTAAGGAAGACCCGGCATTTGACCCCATCTGAGTATCGGTGAAGCAAAGCAGAATTATTGAACCTTCCGAGGTGTTCTTCGGGGTCCGTACTttcatcataatccttgacggTTGGTTGGCGGAAATTAACGGGGAGGTCTTCATTTAGTATCTCGAGGGAGAGTGGGCTTTCTCTGTCCAATACGGGAGGTCGGCCCCCCATCCGCCTGCCAAGCCTCCTGACTTCCTCCCAAATGGCTTCCATATGCTCAGgaagaggaggaggaggaggaggaggaggaggaggaggaggaggaggttgtTGTGGCGGTGGTGATGGAGTACGATTTCGACGGAGGGCCTCATTCACAGACCTATTAATCAACTGGGCCAATTGGTCTAGACTAAGATCAGCCACACCTCTGCCTTGGCCACCTCTGGGACCTCGGTGGCCATCTGCATGGCCCTGGTTGCCACCTCCGGGACCTCGGTTGCCATCTACATGGCCCTGGTTGCCACCTCCGGGACCTCGGTTGCCACCTCCGGGACCTCGGTTGCCATCTGCATGGCCCTGGTTGCCACCTCCGGGACCTCGGTTCCCACGCGCAGGGCCTGTTCTTATACCTGTTCGTCCCCACATGTCTACGTCTTCTCAGTatgttcccacagacggcgccaattgaTATCGCTGAAATCGGTGATGCTAGCTGGGAGGTCAGATCCCTGCTTGGAGAGCTCGGACCAACCGTTTGAACTCTGTCTGGGAGGTCGGATCTTCACCTTGGGAGCTCGGATCAACCGTTTGAACTCTGTCTGGGAGGTCGGATCTTCACCTTGAGAGCTCGAATCAGACACCTCGAAATCCAGAAACACAAACAAGAGTGTTAGAAGGGGGCCGGAAGGTTGttccggcgtagcccctccgacgctcaagtcagaaaaCTGAGAGAGAAAGCGGTGTGTGCAAAGAGAATGTGAAAAAGTATGAATTGCTAAAACAATGAAcggaacctggtatttataggagaacaaTAGAGTCCTAGTTTTGGTAGGTTTCGATCTTCAGAATCTTCGGAAGATTTGATTAGATCTTTACCCAGATTTGATTTAGATATTGCAAGATTTAGTTTAGATTTCCGATGGGCTTTATTTTTCTGGGCTTTTGATATCCACGGGCTACGCACTCCACATCTGAGGAAGGGCTCTCGCAGGCATGAGCCCATGTGATGTCAAGACCTTATGGGAGCTCAGCTCGGGAGCTCGGCCGAGGGTCTCCGATCGTCCCGATAATACTTTCTTGGAGGTCGGCTCGGGAGGTCGGCCAGGGAGGTCGGCCGACCTCCAATCGCTGTAACTTCTGACATGGGAGGTCGGCCAGAGATGACCTCCCGGATGACCTCAAGTGTCCTGCCTGCTGGGCTCTACTTGAGATGGGCTATCGAGAGCAGGCCGAGCCCATCCTCCCATCGGGGGTATCATTATGATTTGTAAACATGTTGGATGATTGAACAAACTAAGCAATTTATCGTTATAGATTTTTTGTgtgctttttttttaaaaaatgaatgaCTATTTTTTTGTTCTATACACTTAAAAATAATGCTAAAAATCCCGTAAAGTGGATTTAGAAGTTTAGGTAATGTTACTCAAATGGACACAACTCAAAAGTACCCATTCTCATTTGAATAAAACTACATGAAAAATTGCTTGATCCCGAATGTTTACTCAATATACATCGCAAAGCGACGACCGCAAGTTCTATCGACATATAAAAAATCACATGAAAAATGTacccaaattttttttacaagaaaattatattttacttaATTTATCCTTTGTCTACAACTACAAAATTTATGATATCGCATAATCACTCTCCCGTATTCTTAAATTTACTAAAACATTTGTctatatttatttatcatttaaaaTTGTCTAAAAAATGTAAGATAAATAATATCGAAATTTTAGTTTTATCaataattaaaagattaattgATTAAATCGAAAAATTTACAACCACGAATAATTGTGAGATGTACATCCGTTTGGTACACACTAAGTCTCTCCAttgatttcaaatgattttcTAGGTGTTGACTCGCAACTAATCGTTTCGTTCTTGTCATGAATTAATGATTAAATTGTTAAGAATCATACGTATGTAGACATCAAATTTTGTAGTAAATTAAAAAAAGTTTGGTTTATGGTAATGATTTATATTGGAAGATATGAAACTGAGAAATAAGTCCATTATTTTCTATGAGTaaaactcttgtgagacgatctcacgaatttttatctgtgagacatgttaattcaaccgatattcacaataaaaagtaatattcttagcataaaaaataatattttttcatgaatgacccaaataagatatctgtctcacaaaatacgacccgtaagaccgtgtaacacaagtttttgtcattttcaatttttttaaggaAAATTAGTTGGAGTGGTTCAAATAATTCaccaaattaataaaatcaaacaTAAAATAAGTGTCAATTAAAAAGATAATGCTTTGCCACAAATAGAAAACATCGCCTTAAAGTTGATTTCCTATTCCAAACACTATACATAGTACATTCCTTCCTAGCTAGTAAATATTAGATGTATTTAGGATACGAATGATGTtatgaatttgaaatatttggaaTTTGATTCATGATATAGAAAATTGATGACTTGATATTAGATATTTATAACACTGCTTCGTATGTTGCTACGATCAAAAGTAAATCTAACAATTTTTTAAGTATAATTTGGAAAATTATGATGAAAAACgatatttcataatttttttaatgtctttatttttttgtgaaagAATAGAAGGAAGGTATCTTTGACTGGGGGATATTTTTTGCTAGGGTGCAATGTTATTTGAAGTAGTGTTTAGACACACTTTATCTAGTCTAGGCTATATATATGACTGTGATGTGTTCCACCAAAACAAAGGTGGTGGTGGGTGAGATTGCTACTACATATTCCTTCCCCCCACTCAAAATTAAGAATCAAAAACAAAATCTAGTCGGAAATGGGAAATTGCCAAGCCATTGATAATGCGACTTTAGTGATCCAACATCCCAATGGTAAAGAGAATCGGCTCTTTCAGCCTATTGTCGCTACTGAAATAATGAAGATCAATCCAGGTCACTACGTCGCACTTCTCCTCACCACCACCTTGTACAAATCCACCTCCTCCGCCACAGCCGCCGCCGCCGGAAACAAGGGCAGtacaaaaaataacaaaatcccACTTCGTGTAACACGTATTAAGCTCCTTAGGCCTACCGATACTCTTGTTCTTGGCCATGTTTATAGACTAGTAACTACTGAAGGTTTGTTTCTTTCTTTCGTTTTGTTATTTAATTTCTTTTGTCTTTGCAATATTTGTTAAGAGTTTTTAAATCAAACTAAGGAGTTTAATTATGGGTTTTCTATCTTTTATATATTTTGCAGAGGTAATGAAGGGATTGGGAGCCAAGAAACTAGCAAAATGGAAGCAGCGGAAATCTGGAGACGATGCTGAGATGTATGGAAAGAGTGCTGCGAAACCAAATTCAGATTTCGAGGGAGTTCTCAGAAGAAATGCCGTGGAGATGACAGAGCAGGTGGATTTCTACTTTTCCtcctatatttatatataatctcATTTCATGCTTAAATTATCTCAAGATTTTCAACCAATCTGACCTGGTTTCTTGTTAATTATTCATATTGACAAGTACTGTTGAGATACTctgtattttgaatttttttactcATATGTCGACACTGCAACTCATGTTTCCAATATTTATTTGTCATATCTCGCATAAATTATTCATATTAGAGCAAGTTTAACTCATAATTCAGTCTCATCGGGCATGGTGAAaagataaatataatattttttgatatatttttcCCTGTAAAATGCTACAGGTGAAGGATAGAGGGCGCAAATCAAGAAATAATAAAGCACCAGTAGTTCACGCCCCATCAAAATCCAAAGCATGGCAACCGTCTTTAAGTAGTATCTCTGAAGCTGAAAGCTGAAGATTTATTACCTTTTCTTTTCTGTACTTTCTCTTGTCCTTGGATTGAGATTCTGCCCAAAAATATCTGTAACTTAGATAAGCTAACAAGATCAAAAGAGCCACGATCTGGACATGAAACTTGCCCTCCATGTATCAAAGAATTAATGTTTCCAAGTTCTACTTCACCCTAGggctgcaaacgaaccgaacatgttcgcgagtttttcgagccggctcgataaatattcgattcgtcttcgaacttatcgaatttgagccgaactcgaacacgttcgaactttttttcgagccgaactcgagcccaaattattttgttcgatagctcacgaatagttcgcgagccttaatattttattaatataatataattatatatatatatatatacatttcgaatatttcgagcatttcgagctttcaaaccttaatatccgagtaataattcgaatagttcacgaatatattcgaatatttcgagccgaactcgaactcgaacttcatttcgagccgagctcgagcccaaatatttgaaattatcgaacttcgaatcgagctcgaacctatttcgagccgaattcgagcctgacttttttactattattcggctcgattcggttcgtttgcaccccTACTTCACCCTACCTTAAACATTTTAGAATTGTTTGCACAATTATTGCTTCCAACTGATGAAATCTATATAAGCATGTTCAGAAAGAATGCTTTGCAATGTAAAATATGAATTCTTTTTCCGATGCCAACGTGGGAAAAGATTCTGACAAGTTGGAGTTAATGATTCTATGATGCAATCTTTGATGGCAAGAATAATTAATACAAGACTTTTCAGAAAAACTACAAGAGTGAGACTGGTTCAACAACTCCAGGAATAGTGTCTTAACACATAATTGTCACACGTCGGGTTTTTTACTATTTTGAATGagagatttattttaataggtttattaatataattttcaaTAAACTTTACCCGTTTTCAATGAGTCTACAATAATCTGAAATGGTCAAAGTTGAAGATAGGAATGATACCAAGAAACCTGCAAATGTAATGattatttgaacaaaatttGACTTGAAACAATCATTTGAGCCATTTTTTGCAGCACTTTGGAATGGATTAAGAAGGAATCATTCCTCCACCACAGATTACCATTAGATACTTCATTTCGCAAGCAAGTGTCCCACTGcaacataattaatattaaaaagtaaataatggctttttctttccttttcttttgGCTTTCTattgagaaaaaaaattataaaaggaGAAGCATTAACAAGAAATATCTTCTTAAAACTATTCAACTTCATGTGTTTTTTCCCCTTCCAGATTTGTGGCCAGCAAAAGAAAGGAATCTGGCGCATACTTTATGGAACCGAgataattattttgaaaaattaggCGTGACTGTATTATCATATGAAGTTGTCTGGACATATTTGTTATGAGATccatattttgaaaaaataatgatttttttttaatgtgacTGAGATTTAATTGTTGTctctaaaattttattatttttgaaaaaatactgGCTTGCTCGCTATATAAACTACTATTATTCGTGTTATAATGTTGTTATCACGCCATGAGGCCAGGCCCGCgactgcgtgactgcacaatgagccCTTATAACAACTATTTCGTATTCGTcttcgctttacgaaaatgattaacccaaattgctatagaagtccattgtaagccattataaacttatttttaaatatttcatttttaagatgtgggacatCACAGTTGctacatttcatttaatttattccagaaaaataaaattcatacaaatattttattaattataatctTATTATCTCAATGTAGTAATAGAATATTTTCTGTATTTTGTAATTTTAGGCACACACTGTCCATTAGGATTCAAAAACTCCCATTTCAAGCTTCAAAACAACATTCAACAAAACCATCTTACTCTGAACCTTGGTTATATTACACCAAAAAACACAATAATATTGTGACAATACCATCCATCAAAACACAAAACCAAAAGGGAAAATCACCAGCATATATCAATTCGTTCTTTAAATTTTGATGTATCTCTATAGTTGATGCTTCAGAACCAAAGTTCCCAGGTCTGATATTGAACTTTTAACGTCGATGAAACTTATCCTAGGCTGTTCCGTTTTCCCCTTTAACATGTTCTTGTTTTGCTAATCCGCTAAAATTGCCTTTTTGCTTGAAAAGTTGAGTATGGTGATGCCTACAGTATAGTTGATGTTCATGCGCAACGTAATTTGATGGACTTATCACACAGCCACCATGGCTGCACTTGAAACACGACTTATGATACGAGCTTCCATCAACCGCTACCTATAAATACATGTCATAAAAAGCATTAGAAGAATCGCTTTAGAAGCTCGAGTTTTGAGTAGTTTATGTACCTTTTCCAGAGGGTAGACTTTCTTGTTGCAAGAAACACATTTATCTTGAGTTCCTGCAAACAAGCTTGAAAGTTTGCTGTTGTTTGTAATGCCTTGCTCCGAAGATCTGTCGACTCTTGCAGTTTTTAGGCCTCCTGTGGGTAGGATTAGATTAAGAAATAAGCTAAGCTTAGAGTATTATTGAAGGAACAAAGAGAAATAACTAATAAGGGGCTTGATTTTGTTAGAACCATCGAAACTTTTATCCAAGCTTCCAGTCATCTTGAAAAGTTGATCATAGTGAGGTTTGCAGTACAGAACTCCTTCATAGGAACAGTAATTACTTAACTGCAGTAACGACATAGAGAAATTGCAGATAGAATGTGAGCAATAAAGTCAATAAATTTTCTACAAATGATATAACGCGAAGGAAGAGAAATTAGTGGTAAGATATAATCTATGCTGGCTTTGAGGCCAACAAACCATGTAGCAAATGTTGATGGTTTGCCATAATTTTTTCACTTAACGAATTCCATTAACAGTACTTTGCGGAAACTAAAATTTTAGGAAATAAAGTAGTCTCATATGTTGAAGACAGAgcaagcagagtttgagaaaatcttctgtaccacgatcggttgattCTGTTTGACAAGAATCACAAGTCATGTGCACGAGTTCAGGGGACTAGCTGAAAGCAATTATTGGCCGAATAAACATATCGTTTTATCATCTTTCATCACGGGTATCAACGGTGATTCGAAATCAGTAGCATGGTCGAGGAGCACAAAAAATGAGTTCTATAATAGTTGTGCCACAATTAGGAATGAAAGAAAAGATGACTCCAAACAATTAGGGGCATAACTCGCGAGGAGACGAACAAGTGTGTAAGCCGAATAATCACATCATTGATGCCTTAATCAATTGTATGAGACAATATGTATTCAAATTTGAGAAAAAGCAAgattatgattatttaatagaTTTAGCTTCTTTTAGCCAGATTTCGAAAAGTAAAAACACAAAACAAAATCTTGTTACAGGGCACTTTCTCATCATTTTGCTGATAATTCATCTAGGAAATACACAAGGAAATCGTGGGATTTCCTTGAAAAATTGATCAAACACTAAGGACTCTCCCCAACAAGTAGAATGACGattgaatttattttgttaACTCACATGTAATTCACATATTCAAAAGCAAGTCCAGTGAAACATGGATCAGATATAGGGAATGAAATATTGCAACTATACATCAGCAATTGACAGCCAGACATGCATTAGTTCTAAAGCATAAATTCTTCTTTTTCGGCAAGCAAATATTACAACAGATCAGTTTACATTCAAAACAATACCTGCATCAAGATCCTCACAACTGATCTAATGACTGATGTCAACTATCAGCCGATCAAACAGTTTACTCCCGAATACGAGACAAAATTTGTATTTGTGAAAAATTCTACATACTTTTTAAACCGAATCCATGCGAAATAGGAAATATCAATACAAGCAACATCACAGTTATCAAGCATGTCCATCAAGAAATACGCACACACACCAAAACTACTGCAGTAAGATTAATACAAGATGGGCTATAGAAATCACAGCGATACAACAAGTAAGCAAAcacaaaaacaagaaaaaatagTGTAAAATAACAAGAGGGTAGCAAAAAAGATCTTACCTTGAGGGTTCCCCTGCAGTGGTGGCATCTGAAGCAAGCCTTGTGATATACCCTGCTATCCGCAGTGAGTTGATCCACCAAATACACAGTCTTTTCGCAGGCTTTACATTTCTGTGTTGTCCCTGCAAAAGTAGCCATCTTCTTAATTTTGCTTTTGAAAACTTGTCGTGGATCTTGATTCATTGTTCCACTCTGAATtaattgtgtatatatataaagaagGAATAGTTTCGAGAAATCAACGCTACAAAATTACGCTCTTTCCTTCTTTCTCTTTCCTTTGATCAAGTCTTTGTTTTCGCTGTGTGTTTCCCAGGTCAGCTAGTTAGAGGTATAGTCTTTGAGCGGAGACATTACCATGCAGTCCattttttttggaattttgACACGTCAATcgtatcgatattcataataaaaaata
This Primulina eburnea isolate SZY01 chromosome 2, ASM2296580v1, whole genome shotgun sequence DNA region includes the following protein-coding sequences:
- the LOC140824541 gene encoding uncharacterized protein yields the protein MGNCQAIDNATLVIQHPNGKENRLFQPIVATEIMKINPGHYVALLLTTTLYKSTSSATAAAAGNKGSTKNNKIPLRVTRIKLLRPTDTLVLGHVYRLVTTEEVMKGLGAKKLAKWKQRKSGDDAEMYGKSAAKPNSDFEGVLRRNAVEMTEQVKDRGRKSRNNKAPVVHAPSKSKAWQPSLSSISEAES
- the LOC140822835 gene encoding LIM domain-containing protein WLIM1-like; translated protein: MNQDPRQVFKSKIKKMATFAGTTQKCKACEKTVYLVDQLTADSRVYHKACFRCHHCRGTLKLSNYCSYEGVLYCKPHYDQLFKMTGSLDKSFDGGLKTARVDRSSEQGITNNSKLSSLFAGTQDKCVSCNKKVYPLEKVAVDGSSYHKSCFKCSHGGCVISPSNYVAHEHQLYCRHHHTQLFKQKGNFSGLAKQEHVKGENGTA